One genomic segment of Micromonospora sp. WMMC415 includes these proteins:
- a CDS encoding ASCH domain-containing protein encodes MWPRIGGLRTLDLGTPGELRTYLNTLVLAGVKQATAGLLSEYEREGEELEHVGERLALVDDHDGLVAVVQVTGVEVVRFAQVSWDFARSEGEGDASLEEWRAGHQRFWARAGTPVDDDTAIVCVRFRLVSAGHGGITTGDLGT; translated from the coding sequence ATGTGGCCTCGCATCGGTGGACTGCGCACGCTCGACCTCGGCACGCCCGGAGAGCTGCGGACGTACCTGAACACGCTCGTGCTCGCCGGAGTGAAGCAGGCTACCGCCGGGCTGCTCAGCGAGTACGAGCGCGAGGGCGAGGAACTGGAGCACGTCGGTGAGCGGCTGGCGCTCGTCGACGACCACGACGGGCTGGTCGCCGTCGTGCAGGTCACCGGTGTCGAGGTGGTCCGCTTCGCCCAGGTCTCCTGGGATTTCGCCCGCTCGGAGGGAGAGGGTGACGCGTCGCTCGAGGAGTGGCGGGCCGGTCACCAGCGCTTCTGGGCCCGGGCCGGCACGCCCGTCGACGACGACACCGCGATCGTGTGCGTCCGCTTCCGGCTGGTCTCCGCCGGGCACGGCGGCATCACCACCGGCGACCTCGGCACGTAA
- a CDS encoding LLM class flavin-dependent oxidoreductase has translation MIMRIGIVILPDQRWSEAARRWRRADQWGFDHAWTYDHLGWRDLVDGPWFDSMSTLTAAATVTSRIRLGTLVASPNFRHPAAFARQVTALDDVSAGRVLLGLGAGGIGFDSAVLGGQTLPPRQRVDRFTEFVELLDLVLREDGTTWHGDWFAAVDARNNPGCVQTPRVPFVVAANGPRSMRLVARFGQGWVTTGSGGDDLDTWWGGVADLAARMDKVLAAAGRDPATLDRYLSLDAAPVFSLRSADFFAEQVDRAAALGFTDVITHWPRESSWYAGEEAVLVDVATRLLPELRGATA, from the coding sequence GTGATCATGCGGATCGGCATCGTGATCCTTCCGGACCAGCGTTGGTCGGAGGCCGCGCGTCGCTGGCGGCGGGCCGACCAGTGGGGCTTCGACCACGCGTGGACGTACGACCACCTCGGCTGGCGGGACCTGGTCGACGGGCCGTGGTTCGACTCGATGAGCACGCTGACCGCCGCGGCGACCGTGACCAGCCGGATCCGCCTGGGCACCCTGGTCGCCTCGCCGAACTTCCGACACCCGGCCGCCTTCGCCCGCCAGGTCACCGCCCTCGACGACGTGTCCGCCGGGCGGGTCCTGCTCGGCCTCGGCGCGGGCGGTATCGGGTTCGACTCGGCCGTGCTGGGCGGGCAGACCCTGCCGCCGCGTCAGCGGGTGGACCGGTTCACCGAATTCGTCGAGCTGCTCGACCTGGTGCTGCGCGAGGACGGTACGACGTGGCACGGCGACTGGTTCGCCGCGGTCGACGCCCGCAACAATCCCGGCTGCGTGCAGACCCCGCGGGTGCCGTTCGTGGTCGCCGCCAACGGTCCCCGCTCGATGCGGCTGGTCGCCCGCTTCGGCCAGGGTTGGGTCACCACCGGCTCGGGCGGTGACGACCTGGACACCTGGTGGGGCGGCGTGGCTGACCTGGCCGCCCGGATGGACAAGGTTCTCGCGGCGGCCGGCCGTGACCCGGCCACGCTCGACCGGTATCTGTCGCTGGATGCCGCGCCGGTGTTCTCGCTGCGCAGCGCCGACTTCTTCGCTGAGCAGGTGGACCGCGCCGCAGCGCTCGGCTTTACGGACGTGATCACCCACTGGCCCCGGGAGAGCAGCTGGTATGCGGGGGAGGAAGCCGTCTTGGTGGACGTGGCCACGCGCCTCCTACCCGAGCTGCGCGGTGCGACTGCGTGA
- a CDS encoding AraC family transcriptional regulator: MISALNRLVDLVEKHLTEEFDVNGFATALGTTEYHLRRMFSSLAGMPLSEYVRRRRMTVAAADVVRGEDDLLSIAVRHGYGSTEAFGRAFRAVHGAGPGDVRRDGGPLRTQSQLRFRLTVEGSTAMDTRIVDRPAFRLVGHAARVPLIHHGVNPHIQRHITALPPEEHVRLKALGDAEPGGLLQVSDDLDPDGTEGSELTYLHGVAVDRDSPAPDDLDVIEVPAGMWAVFRTAGPHPQALQTTWAATATEWFPSNPWRLRPGPSIVAVLERADDFSTATCELWLPVEPT, translated from the coding sequence GTGATCTCGGCACTCAACCGGCTTGTCGACCTGGTCGAGAAGCACCTCACCGAAGAGTTCGACGTCAACGGATTCGCCACCGCGCTCGGCACGACCGAGTACCACCTGCGCCGGATGTTCTCGTCGCTGGCCGGCATGCCGTTGTCGGAGTACGTGCGTCGGCGCCGCATGACCGTCGCCGCTGCCGACGTCGTCCGGGGCGAGGACGACCTGTTGAGCATCGCCGTCCGGCACGGGTACGGCTCGACCGAGGCGTTCGGCCGTGCGTTCCGGGCGGTCCACGGCGCCGGCCCCGGTGACGTTCGCCGCGACGGAGGCCCCCTTCGCACACAGTCGCAGCTCAGGTTCCGCCTGACCGTCGAAGGGAGCACTGCCATGGACACCCGTATCGTCGACCGCCCCGCGTTCCGGCTCGTCGGACACGCAGCGCGGGTTCCGCTGATCCACCACGGCGTCAACCCGCACATCCAGCGGCACATCACCGCACTGCCGCCGGAGGAGCACGTCCGGCTGAAGGCCCTCGGTGACGCCGAGCCGGGAGGCCTGCTGCAGGTCAGCGACGACCTCGACCCGGACGGCACCGAGGGCAGCGAGCTGACCTACCTGCACGGGGTCGCCGTCGACCGGGACAGCCCGGCCCCCGACGATCTCGACGTCATCGAGGTGCCGGCCGGCATGTGGGCCGTCTTCCGCACCGCCGGGCCCCATCCGCAGGCCCTGCAGACGACCTGGGCCGCGACTGCGACCGAATGGTTCCCCTCCAACCCGTGGCGTCTGCGGCCGGGTCCCTCGATCGTTGCGGTCCTGGAGCGCGCGGACGACTTCAGCACCGCGACCTGCGAGCTGTGGCTACCCGTCGAACCGACGTGA
- a CDS encoding YciI family protein yields the protein MTEYLITFNDEWVPDHTAEELREKGRAGRAVIEEMRAAGVLIFSNGGLDRSTAVCSVEPVDGKPVFTDGPYVETKEHLGGFAVVDVPDDAAARYWAGRLATVLDWPQEVHRFRGPGEARRDGSGEN from the coding sequence ATGACGGAGTACCTGATCACCTTCAACGATGAGTGGGTGCCCGACCACACGGCGGAGGAGCTGCGCGAGAAGGGCAGGGCCGGCCGCGCGGTGATCGAGGAGATGCGGGCCGCCGGTGTCCTGATCTTCAGCAACGGCGGGCTCGACCGGTCCACCGCGGTGTGCAGTGTCGAGCCGGTCGACGGCAAGCCCGTCTTCACCGACGGTCCGTACGTCGAGACCAAGGAGCACCTCGGCGGCTTCGCCGTCGTGGACGTGCCCGACGACGCGGCGGCGCGTTACTGGGCCGGCCGGCTCGCGACCGTGCTCGACTGGCCGCAGGAGGTGCACCGGTTCCGAGGTCCCGGGGAGGCCCGGCGTGACGGCTCCGGGGAGAATTGA
- a CDS encoding RNA polymerase sigma factor: MTGPTVEQAITRVHHEEWARVVAGLARRFGDLDVAEEATAEAFVAAAERWPREGVPPNPGGWLATTATRKAIDRLRRESQRDAKHQEAQLVYDDTPPDPTGPVEDDRLRLVFTCCHPALAMEARVALTLRLLGGLTVSEIARAFLVPETTMARRITRAKAKIRTAHIPYRVPRADDIRERLAGVLAVVYLVFNEGYLASEGDDPVRVDLTDEAIRLGRLLRILLPDDGEVAGLLALMLLTDARRPARVSRTGELVTLDEQDRGAWDRTLIAEGNALVRERLAAVTPGGAPPGRYQLQAAINVVHTDAPSARDTDWPTIVALYNRMMLLDPSPIVRLNRAVAVAEVDGPAVGLAEIDRLAEVLDGYHAFHAARADLLRRLRRGGESRAAYDRAIGLAGNPAERAYLTRRRDQLAG, from the coding sequence GTGACCGGCCCCACCGTGGAGCAGGCGATCACCCGTGTCCACCACGAGGAGTGGGCACGGGTGGTCGCCGGCCTCGCGCGCCGTTTCGGCGACCTCGACGTCGCCGAGGAAGCGACGGCCGAGGCGTTCGTAGCGGCTGCTGAGCGGTGGCCGCGCGAGGGCGTACCGCCCAATCCCGGCGGATGGCTCGCCACCACGGCGACCCGCAAGGCAATCGATCGGCTCCGTCGCGAGTCGCAGCGCGACGCCAAACACCAGGAGGCCCAGCTCGTGTACGACGACACCCCTCCTGATCCGACCGGCCCGGTCGAGGACGACCGGCTCAGACTGGTCTTCACCTGCTGCCACCCGGCGCTCGCGATGGAGGCCCGGGTGGCCCTCACCCTGCGTCTGCTCGGCGGCCTCACCGTTTCCGAGATCGCCCGCGCCTTTCTGGTGCCGGAGACCACGATGGCGCGACGGATCACCCGCGCCAAGGCGAAGATCAGGACGGCACACATTCCCTACCGGGTGCCCCGGGCCGACGACATCCGCGAGCGGCTCGCCGGCGTGCTGGCGGTCGTCTACCTCGTCTTCAACGAGGGCTATCTCGCCAGCGAGGGGGACGACCCGGTGCGCGTCGACCTCACCGATGAGGCGATCCGCCTGGGCCGCCTGCTCCGAATTCTCCTGCCGGACGACGGCGAGGTAGCCGGCCTGCTTGCCCTGATGCTCCTCACCGACGCCCGGCGGCCGGCGCGCGTGTCCCGCACCGGGGAGCTGGTGACCCTCGACGAGCAGGACCGCGGCGCATGGGACCGCACCCTCATCGCCGAGGGCAACGCCTTGGTCCGCGAGCGGCTCGCGGCGGTGACGCCCGGCGGTGCCCCACCCGGGCGCTACCAGCTGCAGGCCGCGATCAACGTGGTGCACACGGATGCCCCGTCCGCGCGGGACACCGACTGGCCCACGATCGTCGCCCTCTACAACCGAATGATGCTGCTCGACCCCTCGCCGATCGTGCGGCTCAACCGGGCGGTCGCGGTCGCCGAGGTCGACGGCCCCGCGGTCGGGCTCGCCGAGATCGACCGGCTTGCCGAGGTTCTCGACGGCTACCACGCCTTCCACGCGGCGCGCGCCGACCTGCTGCGGCGACTCAGGCGCGGCGGCGAGTCGCGGGCGGCGTACGACCGGGCCATCGGTCTCGCCGGCAACCCCGCGGAGCGGGCCTACCTCACCCGCCGCCGCGACCAGCTCGCCGGCTGA